The Medicago truncatula cultivar Jemalong A17 chromosome 7, MtrunA17r5.0-ANR, whole genome shotgun sequence genome includes the window TTGTATATTAAGTAATGAAAGATAACTGGAATGACGATAAAGATGAATAAGACGGCGATCGATTGGAAGATAGCAAGATGCATAGGAAATAGGATAAAAGGTAATAGTTATGATGGTTGACGATAATAATAACGATCAGTATCGAGAGAAGGAAACCTCGAATTATAGTGAAGTCTCATTGGGGAAAGCTGTTGAAGTCGAATTCAATGATAAGGTGAGATAATAACTTTAAATTAGAACGAAGTTAAGATTAGGTGAATGGACAATGCATAGATGACTACGCACGTGAGAATAAAGCAATAAGATATAAGATCGTTTTATTGAAAAGAATAAGTAAATGGTGAGGAAGAACTTAGTCATGTAGGGAGTGGAAGTTGTATGTAATGATAATGAATAACAAATTATCTTGAGACTAGGAATAGGGAATAGGATATGAAATTAGGGATAAAGTTTATAGAGAGCCTAAAATAAAGGAGAGAACTccataaaatgaataataaaataaaatagaggggTGTTGGCGTATAAATGAGTCACGTGTAAGGGTTGGATTAATGAAGAGATAAGGTGGTGATATAAACGGTTGATAGAGAGTAATGATGAGGAATCCATAATGTGACGAAGAGTGATGAcaattgatattatatatatgtaaataaataaatacaatgaGAAATAATAATGCTTATATTTTATTGATGATGAGGATGACGACAACTATATCATTATGATGATGAGAGTGATGATGTTtatctatgatgatgatgatgagagtgATGTATATAATGATGATAAGAGTGATATACATATATAACGATGACAAGAGTGGTATCTGATGATGATGAGTATGATAATGATTTGTTTGCTTGCATTAGAGTCGTGCGTTTTAGTGGAAGTCTTGAATTaatatgtgaattttttttaatatgtgtataCTTGTGTTACTTGTTGAATTTATTTCTATGCATTCATATAGAGTCTAAGACCGATGGAGTGTATGACTGATGGAGAAGTCTAGTAACATACCTCTGGCAAACTATGATGAGAAAAGTCCAGTAACATAACTATGGCAAAATGATGAGTAGGAGTGGTACCACAATCATATAGGCCGTTAGGAGATTCCATATGGATATATATGTGATGATGTTGTATTTGGTGTTTGAGTGTGAAGATGATGTGTTGCTGTGATATGGAAAATGGAAAGATTATACATAGTAACTGCTGAGAGTGATGAGATAGTGGagaatatattcttttaatatttatttaacgtGCATGCATTTTCCTATTATTATGTTATGACAGGATACCTCACCCCttattttgttgtgttgttttctgTATGGTGGTTGTACCTTGAGTGCAGATACTCGGGTTGACGAGGAGTAGCTGTGGGACGTTTTAGAAGGCAAAGATGAGGGGATGCCCTCCGTTTAGTACTCTTATCTAGTAGTTGAATAATCATGTAGTCGCTACAAGCTTTGATACTGTAACACTAGGGTAGGGGTtaacgatttaatttttaattgcatATTGAGTTTAATCTTGAAAACTTTCTTATTTTCTATTACGATTATTGAACGCCAAGTATAAATTTATTAAGGTGATCAGTGAatgattttcttcttctctagtggatctattttaaaagaaaacatttcAGCATTATTTTGTGATACAATGTCTAGTCTTGTAACATCCTTACtattaaatacatttatttaatattcattatcggtaaaatagggtgttacaataCCTCTCATACTCTTTCTCGTAAACCCTCGTTACCCTTTCATTAATATGCTCATTCGATGACACCAATAAATCAATAGCTTTATAGGGACCTTCTTTTGCTAACACAACACATTAATAATGAGTTTACAATTTTGGGCGTATTTTTATTGGCACCGTTGTTTTATGCGGGCACCCCCTACACTAATCAAAATTTGGCCAAGCCCAATCTCCTACATTAACCCACGACTTATCTCCTCTCACCCTCATTTATATCATTCTGAAACCCTAAAAAACACATTTCTATTCCTCCTCCCCCTCAATCGACGCCGCCAACTTACCTCTAACCACCATCATCGCGATCGGCCTcgtttggcaaaaaaaaaaaaccttgtttTCCTCATCTCATCAATTGTTTATACCTTTCTATCCAAACAAAAACACTAAGGGAATAGAATGAAAAATGGGCAGTCCCTTTTTTTGAAGTTTATCATGAAGCTTTGGCCTTGTTGCATCAATCATGAACCCTATCCTTCATACTTTCATTCTCATCTACAAAATACATGTAAAGTTTGCATCAAACTGTGCAAAAATgaaaatctaaattcttttcccttttctttttatagATGGTTCtacatgtcttttttttttgtttctttattccCTCTTCTTATCTTTGTTCTTCAATACTCTTCATTTGTGTTGAATTTGTAgatctgattttatttttttccctcttttcAGTTGCAATAGTTTCCCTCAACTCATTTAATGTTACTTCTGATTTGTTTGATCAAATACTTAAATACAGAAATGATGGAAGGTAGGATACTCATCAGTTTTATACATATGATGGTTTCATTGTTGCCACTAGATCTATTAATGAATTTAGTACTACTTGTGATGATACTACAAGAAAGAGGAAACTTGCTGCTTTGTTGGCTCAAACTTCTCTGGAAACACAAGTATATtccttattctaattatttgattagatAATTAGTTATGTCGACTTTATATTGAGCATGTTTTCTTAATAACTTTTGATATTtgagaaacaaaagaaaattttattaatctttaattgtaattttttaatttaataaattttcaggatgaaaatttaaagttaattacTTTGCACTTATCATGTTTctcattattctttttttattttgataaatgtgTTTGGTATAATGATAAACATGATATGTGCAAGGTAATTAGAAACCATATTATCGTTGATTGTTCTTGAAatcatttataatgtttttctttgatCTTTACCTTTGTATATATTAGACCTGATTTTAAAGTCTATCATTTAACTCCAAAACGATACTTAAACCCTatttatatgttttgtattGATTTGTGCTTTTTATTTGGATCAATGCAAACCCAACTCTGAAAGTTACTCTCTGATATTTGGGTGCATCGATCATGTGGAACTATCAGCGGTGACTCTCCAACTCAACACATTCaatctttttaatttgaagaCTGGATGCTTATGGTTTCCTGCTAAAGTTCATAAGGTAAGACTAATTATATCTTAGttactattttatcattttgtcgctatagattagaaaatagtcgaagtataattttttttacttctacTAGTAAACCTTCGATAGCATAATTCAAGTATTCCTATTATTTCTATTATTTCAAGTATTGCTATTATTTCTCAATTTAAACTAGTATAAAAGTTAGccatacatatataatttagACAAAAGGAAAGATCAAAATTAAAGAATATACATATGAAATTTATgggaaaaaacaattatatgaaAACATATGGTAGTGCTATTTGGTACTCATATATCTGATTTGAGGATATGTAAATATCATTCTTGAAGTGTGGGAATAAgaaaatgatattaatacatGACATCAAACATGATAGAATGACTAAAACATGAGATTGtgaacatatttaatttaatatttaataattttaataatgttatttactaatcatcaatagaaaaatataagcGACATGAGTCTTAAAAGTGAAATTATTTGGTCTAAAATTTAGACCAACACATTTCAATAATAAGactgtttttgatttttttttttttttttttttttgacaaaagatatAATCTGTTTTACAGAGAGAGTATCTTCATTTGgtctaaaattaataaatgaatgataaagtttttttaatggcaaatgttAAATTATAGGCCAACAAGTTGAGGCCATTGTAAAAAGTTGATAGCTATAAAGGGGGGcttttttaaattatacttATGTGTAttgtttcattcattttattaataaatgtcaaaaaaaaaaaaaattactcttaaAGTAGAATGAAGATagtaaataaaagaataaattgattaaatattttcacattCAACCAATCACGATTCTAAAAGGAAATATATGATTTCTTCGAGTCATAGTAATCGTATTTAAATGCCCTTCTAAGATTATACTTCTTGTCAAACAATATCTTGTTGTAGTTACTCTATCATGTTTTAGGCTTTACATGACTAttacattgttttatttaaatattagttTCCTATATCCACAcacatttgaaaaagaaaaaaaaaacatttggaaAAGTGCATGCCAGAAAATATATTAAGGAGAAGTACCCATGTCATGAATTTCATTAGTATCATAACAAATAGGAGGAAGGTCAAGAGACAATGAGATCGATTTGGTCATGATGTTTTTAgtctttcttcctcttttcttttcctccACCAGTATAAGTTATACCATCACATATtataatttgagagaaaatgaaagaaagactCTTATTAAAGTTTCTCCATAATATAGCTGAATAGATCTAGTGAATTGTTAAACACAATAAAATTCACACacgcaaaaattaaaatcacaagAGAAATTCTAGATTTTAAGCGTGAATTGGTtaaacacaaaaacattttaaaatccACACATCAAAAAATCAATACCAAATGAGAAATTCTAGATTTTAAGCTGAGTAATTTACTTTGTTTGCACTATCCTCCTCAAATATAACATCTGTGAAAAGCTCTGGATCTTTACCAGTATCTAATGATCTTAATTCATTAACGTATATCTGGTATGTATATCTGGTATCagagaaaaatgaaatgttAATTAGTTGATATTCTCTTGtgaataaaatataagaaaaaattgattaaaaaaatcgaatatGTTTGACTCCtatagtcttttttttatatatatttcatttaagaAGGAGTAGTATCCTAGTTATATAAACTATGCAGACAAATGAAATCTACAATTAAAGTGATCACTTACATCATATTCCTTCTTGAGGTAATCATCAATTGGCTCACAAAGAATTTTATAACTAACGAGAACCACCACTCATGCTTGTTTATCCACATTTAAGGTATCCCCTAGCTGCTCGATAATCTCTTTATAATCGATAGATAGTACACTTATAAGGTACAAGGAATGGGTATGAATGAagaacctttaaaaaaaagaggGTTTGAATGAAGAATACTATTTGTGTGTAAGCCTCAGATGTCTGGTTGTATATATAGCCGAAAAATTAACAGCTaggtataaaatatatttattttagtataaaggtatataataaatattatataccTTTGTACCGAAATAAATACATCTTATACCTAGCTATTAGTTTTTCTGCTATATATATACAACAAGAAATCTGAGGAGTAGGCACAAGTAGTATTCTTCATTcatatcatcttttttttagaggttctTCATTCATACATGTTCCTTTTACGTTATAAGTGTGGTACCTATGGATTATAAAGAGATCATTGAGCGGTTAGGGGCTACCTTAAATGTGGATAAACAAATATGGGTGGTTGGTTCCAGTTAGTTATAAGACTCTCGTGAGATAATTGAAGATTACCTCAAGAAGGAATATGATGTAAGTGATCACTCTAATTGTAGATCTCATTTCAGCATAGTTTATATAATTGAGATACTACTCCctattaaatgaaatatatataaaaaataagagtCAAATTTATTTGATCTCAAATTCAAAGCaaacatatttgattttattaaataattttttcttatattatattCTCAAGAGAGTATCAACCAAAATCATTAAATGTTTGTAGATATCATGAGCTTTTTGTAGATGTTGTATTTGAGGAGGGCGgtgcaaacaaattaaattactaAGTTTAAAATATAGAATTTATCTTGCAGTATTGATTTTTGGGTGTGTGGATTTTAAAATGTTTGTGTTTAACCAATTCACATTCAAAATCTAGAATTTCTCTCGTGGTTTTAAATTTTGTGTGTGtggattttattatttttattgtgtttaacaattattatcaattatttagtaacttttttttaaattaaactacTTCCTTGTAAGTAGGAGTATTTTCTGTTTCGGTCAAAAAATACAGAAAAACTAAAAGCTTAAACGATCAACgctatattttgttta containing:
- the LOC25497545 gene encoding uncharacterized protein isoform X2; protein product: MKNGQSLFLKFIMKLWPCCINHEPYPSYFHSHLQNTFAIVSLNSFNVTSDLFDQILKYRNDGSTTCDDTTRKRKLAALLAQTSLETQLLSDIWVHRSCGTISGDSPTQHIQSF
- the LOC25497545 gene encoding uncharacterized protein isoform X1, which encodes MKNGQSLFLKFIMKLWPCCINHEPYPSYFHSHLQNTFAIVSLNSFNVTSDLFDQILKYRNDGRGNLLLCWLKLLWKHNYSLIFGCIDHVELSAVTLQLNTFNLFNLKTGCLWFPAKVHKE
- the LOC25497545 gene encoding uncharacterized protein isoform X3, yielding MKNGQSLFLKFIMKLWPCCINHEPYPSYFHSHLQNTFAIVSLNSFNVTSDLFDQILKYRNDGSYSLIFGCIDHVELSAVTLQLNTFNLFNLKTGCLWFPAKVHKE